GTTCCTGAGGCAGTATGATGGAGAGGTTGATGGAGGTTCGTGGCTGTTCCATTGTCTCCTATGCAACCACTCCTCCTCTTCTAAACTCCAAGTAATGAAACACAGTCAAACCCCAACCCATCAGCAGAGGGAAGGGCTACTACAGCTGCAGCCACTAGGTGGGGAAGAGCTGGCAGCCATTTTCACCATCAGGAAAAGACCTGATGGTGTCACAGGTGAGAATATGAACCGTGTGGCTGTATTTGATTTCATGTTGCACATGCTGTTGCTGACATCAGTGAGCAGACAGGGGATTAAGATGAAAAGAGGGAGAAGATGTAATGGCTGTTGCTGAGATATTGATAAAGTAAATTGATTTGTCGATACACATCCTTGTTATATCCCCAATAACCCCTGACAACAGCTAACTAGCACCTGCTAATCAATGACCAATACAAATCCCCTGGATAAGAATGGGGGAGGCGGAGGCTGGTCACCAGTCTGTAGTCTGTTAAAAAGGAACACTGAATTTATATTGTCTTGAGCAAGAGAACTGCCGGCACACATGTCTAAAATTAGTAGTTCAACACTTAAgctttgaattaaatatattctGTGATTTGTCTATGTGCAAATTAAGACTTATCGAGGTGAACTGATGTGTTGTAAGTCCATATTACCTCTACTCCACCTCAGAGGAGAATCTAATGGAGAATCAATACTTGATCAATAGCATATGGAGGAAAGCAAGATGGATGAAGTGTGGTCCAAAGACATCAGCCTTTTTGAAGGATTCTATGTAAAGGATAATACAAACTACAATTAGCATGACCATTTGTGAATATATTGTTTGAGGCACAATGTTTTTGTagcataattatttttcatttaccCTCCCAGGAGAGCTCAGTGACGATTTGGACATTTCCAGTGAGATAACCACTGGTCCTTTGGACACAACCAAAGACACTTATACCTTGGAAGAGAAGAAGATTTCTGAGGAGACAGGTGAGGCTTATACATAAAATTCAACACAACATACAACATATCATGATAGCATGATGTCAAATGATAGCGTGACGCTTGTATGTTACTTGCATAGTAAATATCAATCTGTTAACGCGGTTGTGTGAAATTTTAGTTGAAGAAGAAAccagggaggaggaaagagaaaagagggagtCATTGCCCTCAGTCAAGCGTCCAGCCTCTGCATGCGAGGAAATGGAAAACTCAACCAAACGCCCCAGAATACACCAGCAGAATCCGAACCAGCAGGTGAGCAGCtgacacacattttaataatttaagcATGTCTACGTTTTCCATGTTCACAAAtgtaacaaacaaaataaaacatgctgttCTAATGTGATTCCAAGAACCTATGCACTCTTTCAGTTGTCCAggtcaacacattttacaccATTTTTGTCACTTTACTTTCTTTTCGTCTCTCAACTCTTTTAGACTGTCCAGTGCCCTTTGTGCCAGGTGAAAATCCCCAACCCACACATCCGACAGCATCTCTCACATGTGCACAGTGTGGCGCAGGACTGTGTAGACAAGCTCATCAGCACAGTAAGTGTATGcaagtgtgtatttgttgtatttgcGTTTGTCAGGAAGCAAAAGAAAACGAGAAGGCAAAGCGATGGGGGATGGGGGAGAGTGAAATGTAGGGAGACAATTCCATTAAGAAGGCACCAGAGAGAAAGGCAGCgctttttttaatgcatgtttaagTAGCTCCCCGCTATCATCTTTGATGCAGCCGtgcattttgtgtgtatgtgtatgtgcgACTTTTTAAGTGGAAGAGAGAGGGtctgactgagtgagtgagggaAAAGCCAGTCTTTCTATAATGCATGTTTAAGTAGCCCTCTATTACCAGAAGTGCAGTCAAGCTAAAAAGGGGCCCCCATGCTTTTTACTGTGTCTCTCCAACTAACAAAGACTGGTCATCTATCCACATCACCATCCTCCATCTCCCTGGCCCGTATGCTAAGTGGCCTTTGTCTCTTGCGCTCTTCGCCTCCACTTGACTGACTGCTTTTCACCCTTTCTCCCCTCTGctgtccctccctcccccctccagctACTCCTATCATTCCTATTCAGCAATCTCTGTCCCTGCccctccctttctgtctctcccaaGCTCTCTCTCAATTTCTTATGCGTTACCCCTCCCttgctcactctctctctgaagcagtttttttgttcatgCCCCATActttctccctcccctctccgTGCTCTCTCTTTTTCATATTCTACCCCCCCCAccatcctcctccctccttcccctcctacccctccctcactctctctgatAGTAATTGAGGTTCATTAATTCAGACTGAGGTGATGATGGCCATTATGTACCTTGCTTTCCAATTACGCTCTCTAGATTAAGCCTGACCTTCAgttttctcctgtgtgtgtgtgtgtgtgtgtgtgtgtgtgtgtgtgtgtgtgtgtgtgtgtgtgtgtgtgtgtgtgtgtgtgtgtgtgtgtgtgtgtgtgtgtgtgtgtgtgtgcgtgtgtgtgtgtgtgtgtgtgtgtcatatgaAGCTGTTAAGCAGAGAAAACTCTTGTCATGTAAATCTCATCTTTTGCTGTCCGTCCTTTCCTAAGGGTAGCTAGCTGTTCGCATAGATATAGTATTTTCTCTCAGTGCTCGGAGCTGTGGAGATGGAGGTTTTCTATATGAagaatgattttaaataaattcattatTCAGCTCAGTAAAGTTTTATTAAACCCTTGGGGCATGTTGGAGGGTTTCATAGGAGCTGAAGGGCAGACCCACATATCTCAGCCATATACACTTATTACCAAATTGATGTGCCTTTCTGTTTCTACTGCTGTGCAGGCAGGTGCAAGATGTAACAATACACTTACAGATTcacactttaatgttttatgatATGAGGACAGGGTGTGCAGACACTCATGTTTATACATCTTGATATTTGCTTGCTATTATGCTctacaattaaatgttttattcataatgttGGATTAAGAAAATATGGTAATATCccatttttctttcagtctgaAAGTTAAAGTAACACTTAGTGTAACTAGAAATAccccctccccccaaaaaacaatatcaaaattgacaggcctttttttttttcttgcaggtCACAATGTCCACGGAACAACCCCAGCCTCAGGTGCAGATGGAACCAGAGAAAGATGATAGTCAGAAAATTCTAAACACCAAGAATAACAATGCAAATGGTTCCCAAACTGCTGATTCCTGTGACTCAGttgattttcagaaaaacaaaggttggtataaaatgcactttaaatCTGACCACAAGTTAGATATTAATTAAGTTGTAACTTCCAAACTATGTCATGGCAATTTTtggaaaacatgtgtttttggcatttatttatttattatttgtactaTTACTATAGTATTTATGAgtaattatatgtatttttcagGCATTTCAGTGGAAAACCGTGAGGGAGATGTAGCCGCACCCAAAGATGTCACAGCTCTACTCACCCCACCCTTAGAAGATAACACCACTCACCCTCCCAATAGCACACTGGCTTCTCAGTCCCCAACTCagacccccccctcctccccgcCCACATCCCCGCCTGGCGACACCCCTCCTCTTTCTGATCGCCATGGTTACCGGTTCCGTTGCAGCAGGTGCAGCCTGGCGTTCCCCACTCAGGAGAAGCTCCAGCTGCACTGGCAGTACCATGCCATGAGGGCGGCGACAGAGTGCCCCCTCTGTTCTAGACAATGCCGAAGTCAGGAGGccctgcagagacacatgcagaacacacactcgCAGCTGGAGTCACAAGGGCCGAATACACTCTTACCAACTCACACTGCTCAATACATGGAGCACAATAAAAGTTCAGTTCTACAAGATTTGAGTTTATCCCCTCAAGTGGGTGAAGAAGCAGGAGAGGGTGAGGATGAAGAGATAGAAGAAGAAGCACTAGGCATGGAAGGAAAGGAGggacaaaaagaagaagtacaATTTAAAGAGAAGGACATAATTGGGGAAGTTGATGGAGATGAGGATTTAACTGAGCCAGAGAAAGGGCCACATGAGGAGATCATTTCAGAACCTACTTCCAGCTATCTTTTCAAAAAGAGCTCTAACCCCACAATGGACCGCTATCTGGATCCAACCAGGCCCTATAAATGCACAATATGCTCTGAATCTTTTACCCAGAAAACCATTCTTTTGGTCCATTATAACTCTGTGTCCCATCTCCACCGAGCCAGACGAGCCCTGCAGGACTCTGGCACAGGTGTTGCTGCCCCAGAGGCTCCCCGAGGCCCAGATCCTAGACCCTACCGCTGCCGACTGTGTGGAGTTGGCTATAGCCAGAGCTCTACACTTGACATACATCTTCGCTCCGTCCTTCATCAAACTAGGGCTCGTGCTGCCCAGAACTCAGCTCCACAGACCCCAGCATCTAGTGCAGCTTCTTCAGTGTCAGTCTCTACTACTCAAGCTGCTACCACCAGAGAAGAAGCATCCAAGTCTTTTACCAAACGGCCAGACATAATGAGCTCTTCAACCTCTTTACTATCAGGCCATGGCTTAGCACCCGATGCCAATCAAACCCTTTCAAAAACACCTGACAGCCGGCAGGCTAAAAAGAGAGTGGCTGAACTTATAGCATCAAGAAACCAGCTAATGCTAATACAACAGCAACAGTTAGCCCAGGCTCAGGCACAGGCTCAAGTTCAGTTACAACAACACACTGCTCTGCTCCAGTCTCAACTGATGCAGCAACTTCCATTAGGGACAGAGAATCTTCTTAAACAACACTTTTCTCTGGCACCAGACAGCctgctctctctgcagcagcaacTTCTTTTGCCCTTTTACTTGTCTGGAGACATGCATCTTAATGCAGAGTTAACTGCTAAAAGCCTAGAACTTAGTAATTTAGTATGTGCCAACTCCACCCCAAAAGAACAGGTAAATGCAGAAATTAAAAGGGAGTTCCAACCTCAAATAGAAGAGAAACCAACCCAGACACAAAGTTCAAAATCAGTTTATAGCCAACCAATGGATCATGTGCAGTGTGAAGCCAACCTTAAAGCTGGCTTCAGTGGATCAGCAAACAACCAACAGAGCAATTCTTTTTttgagggagaaaaagaagaaaggccTCGTCCTactattaaaaatgaaagtcaGAATGATGAAACAGATTCTTCCTCATTTAATCATCATGGATTGCAGTGTCCTCCTCCCAGAGTTCCCTACGCTGCTGTGAATGGGGAGCCTCTTCGAGCCCTGCTGCAGAGTTATGGCTATGAGTTGGCACTGCAATATATACAAAGTAGACACAGACACCAGCCACAGATATCAACTCATGTGATCCCAGAACAGGACTGCTTTGATATCAACACGATGAAGGCATGTTCAGAAGAAGGTGTCAAGCTTGGTGGACTACAGAATGGAAAGATAGAAAGCTATAACAAGAGTAACAAAGAAGCAGAGGGCAATGAAGGGACAGAAAATTTgccacaaaagaaaaagcagaaatatgaagaatccccaaacaaagagaaagaatgTTGTGGAAAAGGGGAAAAGTGTGGAGAATGCGGCAAGTTTTTTTCAGATGCcttgattttaaaaagccaCCGGGAATACATTCATAGGATGCTGTTTCCAACACCTGCACTAGAGAGGTTTTCCAGAGAATACAGGACTCAGTATGACCAGATGTACCCTCTTACACAGCTTAAATCTGGGGAGAATTCAACTTCTTTAACGGTAGCCCCAATAACATCCTCAGTCCCAGAACCCGCATCAGAAACAGTTATCCCTCGAGCTAAAAGCATTTCACCCTCCCCTGTACCTTCATTTTCAGATCCCGTAACTAAAACATATACTCAAGCTACAGATGTAACACCTAACTGCCCAACGCCTTCCTCTCCTCTATTTCCTTCTCAACCTCAACAATTTCCAAAACAAGATCCATCCATCACATCTGCTACAGCTACTTCTCAAACCACATCCACAGCAAACTCAATGCCTCTTACCTTACCTAACATACCAATGCTTCCTCTTTCCTTGCCTCAGCTTCCAATGCTTTCCCTACCCCACATTCCTTTTCCCATGGATCTCCTGCCTTCAGTCATGATGCAGTCTGCAGGTCTCCAGTCCCAGCAGTGGTTTGACTCAAGTGTGAAACCTGAGTTTGCGAAACTCTTCCAATCTCAGTTCAACCAAGCAATGCTAGGGCAGCAGCAACAGCTCAGCCCGTCTTTGCAAGGTCAGTTTCCACAGCTCAATCCTGCCCTGCTGGGTCAACCATCTCAACCAAGCCCCCTCCAAACAGGACAACAACCCCAAGTTAGCCCAACAACACTTGAACAACAGGGTAAGAGAACACGAACCCGTATCTCTGAAGATCAACTGATTGTTCTGAGGAAACACTTTGATATAAACAGCCTCCCGAGTGATGAAGAGATCAACAAAATGGCTGCTCTGTCAGGATTGGCACATAAGGTCATAAAACATTGGTTCCGCAACACCTTATTTAAAGAGCGCCAGCGAGACAAGGATTCCCCTTACAATTTTAATAACCCACCAACCACAGCACTAGAGGAGACAAGAGAAGTAGCACAAGACAAGGCTCAGTCACTTTCCCCATGTTCACTTTCCCCAGCCCTTCCAGCCAATACCTCCCCAAAGCCCCAGACAACAGACCAACAGAGAGTAGAGTTCCATAGGGGCAGACGCTCTTCAAGAACCCGCTTTACGGAGCAACAGCTGGAGACCCTGCAGGGGGTGTTTGAGGCAACCCCCTACCCTAGAGAGGAAGAATATGACAGGTTGTCTACTTTGTTGTCCCTCCCTAACAGAATCATTGTTGTATGGTTCCAAAATGCTAGGCAGAGAGCCCGCAAAAATCAAGACAAGGGGACAGAAGATCGTTTAGAGGGGAAAAACCAGCTTGACAACCttcacagacagagaaatggcTGCCACaagaatgatgatgatgaaaacaGTTGTTGGGATGAAGAACAAAGTGAATCCCACAATGAAAATTCCATGGATCTGACCTACGAGTATTACACCAACCCTGACTCACCTGCCCTTGATTCCTCCTCTCATTGCACAGAAAGTGACAGTTTAACAGCCAAAGGTGAACCAATGCCTCTTACGAGGAAACAAGAAGATACAAAAATATCTTTCCAGGCTAACAAGAGCCCACCTCTTGTGCAAACTCAAAATGGAATTTCAGATGCAGAAATCCAACGTAAAGAAACTGTCCAAATGATAAAAACAGGGTCCTTTCCACAACCTGACCTCAAACTGCAACCAGAAACTGTTTCAGAAGGCCCCAAGCCtcgctcttcttcctcttcacaaAAAACAGTTTCCACCATCACATCCGCATCCACAGCTCGTTCCAGCCAGATACAGGCCCACTGTCCTTCTTCTGATCAAGCTGTTGAAAAGCCAGCTGATACACCACCTAGCCTTCCTGCTGCTCCAGACTCTGAAGCAAGCCACATTAGGCTGCCTGTTGCCTCCTCTGGTCCATCCACTGAAACTCAGCTAAAAACCCAGCTCCAACCCCAACCCCAGGCTCAGTTCCAGTGCAGTGTCTGCCCGGTGTCCTTGCCCTCCATCCAACTTTGGCAGGAGCATCAGACCAGGCACCTCCTGGCAGCTCAGTCCCAGGTCCAATTTCTCCACTCTGGATTTAACGAACGAACCATGCCTTACATGATGCTGCACCCTAACTCCACCCTGATGGCCAGCCAAATGCTTTCTGGTGCTATGTCCCAGATGCATCCTAATCCAACACATCCCATGATTTCCCACCTAAACAGCTTACAAATTCAAAACACACTCTCTGATCACTCCAGTAACCCCCTCACCAGCCTTTCTCAAAGTTCCCTGTCACCAATGAAACAGAGTTCAAAGCTTTTGTCAGAGACTAGTTTTGAAGGCCAAAGGAGTGGTAGAGAGATTGAGGATGAGCACCGAAGGGATAAGCGCCAGAGGACCACCATAACCCCTGAACAGCTTGAAGTGTTGTATCAGCGCTACAGCATGGACTCAAACCCAACCAGAGGAGTCCTGGAAGGCATTGCACGCGATGTAGGCCTAGCAAGACGTGTGGTTCAGGTATTTTATAGATTTTTGTGTTGGTTAAACGTGTGAATTTCTCTTAGGGAAATGGGTGGAAAGCAAGGCATAAACAATTACTTCATGCTTTTGTCTATCTTGAATTTTAAAACATGGTTAACTCTTCTTTACAGGTGTGGTTTCAGAATACGCgagccagagagagaaaaggacagTTCCGATCAATGGGGCCAGGATCCAGTTTCAGCTTGGGCTTGAACCACCTGCGCTGTCCATTCTGCAGGGCTCTGTTCAAGGTTAAGAGTGCTCTTGATGCCCATATGAGGTCACGCCACTGGGCCGAGGCTGAAAGAGCAGGCTACAACTTATCAATGAGCAATGGATCCAATGGGCAGACTGGGATGGCCATGTCATCTGTCATGGATAGACCGGGTCCATCTATTAGGTCCAACCTCATCCCAAACCAGGGCTATGGCGTAATGAACAAAGAGTTATCTATGAAGCTTCCGGTGTGTTCTTTGTCTTCAACCACTGATCTGAACAACCCTGAGGAGGATGATGACTATGAGGAAGATGACGATGAGTACCCATGTGATGAAGGTTCCAGCACGGCTGATCAAGGGTCTCCTAGTCCGGAGGGATCTGGGGGTCCAAGCTCAGATTGGGGTGAAATGCAAAGTCTGCAACAGCaccaacaccagcagcagcgCCAGAGGACACAGATGAGCCACTTCCAAGTACTGCAGCTCCGAGACTTCTACAGGAGCCACAGAACCCCCAACCGACATGAGTGTGAAAGACTGGGCCAGGAGTTGGGACTGCCTCACAGAGTGGTGCAggtaaataattcaaataatcaTTAATGATAAAATGCAGGTTTGATCTGCATTTATTAAagattttaaattataatttaataacTATTAATTTTATGGGAAATGGCTAATTTATTCGTACAAATTTGTTCTGCAGGTGTGGTTCCAGAATGCCAGAGCTAAGGAGAAAAGGGCCAGAAGTCTGAGCTCTGACTctgcagagagggagcaggCCGAGCTGTCCGCAGGCgcgggggagagagacagagcttAGAGGCTAACCGCGGTCCCTTTGCTTCTATCTACTACATCCTCCTCAAAAACCCTTCTGCAACTGCTGTCAACCTCTACATACCCTGTCCACTTTGCTGCCAAACCTGTATCCTAAACACCCCAAAGATGCCGAGCCACAGTGGCCCAAAGAGAAACTCTCAACTGAAAGTAGGAGAGAGCCCAAACCAAGTCTTCTGTACCACAGCTTTGCCCTTTTCATATTGTTCCTAAACTCCTCCCTGGTCTTTTCTTTCTTGTTGAAAAGAACTCCTCTCCCTATTCCATCAGACACCTTACTACAACCAAACACCACCTTGATAAAAACCAACCAGATGCCACAGAGGCCAAAGAGCATTCTCCAAGTATGTGACCTCACTGCCCAGCTAGACCTGCAGTCTACCTCTCAGTCTGCATGACAGACTCACAGTGGGCCCTCCACCAGACAGTGCTAGATGACTAGCTGTGTAGCATGTAATCCCAGTCTGTAAGAGGCTGGATAAGAAATTGTCAAAGAGATTTTAGTGTAAATAGAGAGCTCCAAAAGATAAacttgaagaaaaacaaagcagttaaCAGtggaagatgatgaagatgaaaaaaaaaccaacgGAAAAATATCCTTGAAATGGACGGAGGTATTCGCAAAGAGCTTTTGTAAAGACTGACTCAGATTCCAAAGCTCGTAACCAAAATTTTACATGTTTGTGGATTTAGTTTCAACACGTTTGTTTTCAATAGCAAACTGCAGAGCTGACGTCTGTACGGTGAATGGGTGAAATCTGCAGCTGGCAAAAGTGAGCCGATAACCAATAGACTGATACGGTGCCAAAATGCAGCTTCACCCATCACAAGCCAATGATAAGTCTTCTGTTGTACATGTACACCTTGTATGTTCCTTTAGTGGATAACAGCCCAAATAGCACAGAACATAAAGGCCAGTTTGTCCTGAACGGGGCAAACTATTTTTTATAGCACTCAaccattatactgtatatgaaaacTTTAACCAAACTCAAatttacattgtgtgtgtgtttagtaaTAGTTTCTTAATATAAATCTTATTGATTGAGATAAACTGTCTTGCTTCGATATAATAGTGTCATGACTATGAAAAGATTATGACAGCTTTGATATGTTCAGGCAAGGTGACTTACTGCCTTTCCGTTCTATTTGAATATACCAATGGCTGACCAATGTTATGTGATTAATGTAAAGCTTTCTATGCTCAGGTCAACAGCTCAACATGGCTCTTATTCAAATATGATCTTAATACTgtacttttctgtttttgaaaCAGGAGAGGCATGGTTTAACCTTCAACTAAGTATTAAACAAATATCTacaaaaacatctgtatttcaAAGATCTGAGCTTTTCACCTCTGAGTAATAGATTGTTACAAAAACCTTATTGAAACTAAAGTGTTTAATGGTGTGAGGGgtaaatgtacagtatttagcTTTTGTATGGTTGACTCAATACTTCATTGGATGATTGAGACATAGCTCCCTTTTCCAGATAGGGAGCTAATGCGCAAAGCTGAGAAAACTTtggatgttattgatgttatttttgtacacttaatttattttccctctttctccctccctacCTACTTTCCTCTTTTGCTCTCTACCTTTATTCCTGTGTTCATTTGCAACCAGTCCTTATTCTAActgtaataatgataatataacaataatagcTAAACAATAATTAATGCTTTAAGACAAAAATCCAAAGACGTGATAATACTTTAACCATATGACCTACAAAAATAAGCGCTACTGTTTACTTGACGAtgtattgctgtttttaaagatgGAAGGAGTCCCTATATCTAAGCTACTGTTTTCTGCCTCTCATAAGCACACTGGAGACTGTAACCAAAACCCCAAACCAGAGCCATGGCAGTCTGTAATATAGCGGTTAAAGACTTTTACTTTTCTTGAGAAATGttgcagtttatttttctttctttttttaccataGTGTTGAACTTCAGCCCTTAAGGATGTCCAGTTTGCTGCTAATGTACTGTAGTTTCTAATGATACTGTAGAAGATGCATGCTCTGATCGCTTTACCACTAGGCTTTAATGACTACAAACTGTAATGATACCTGTGATGCTGTTGATAAACTGCTCCTCTGTTattctgttttaaaacaaagggaTATGTGGGGCTCAATTCCAtctggtttgtgtttttagtaTCATATTAATGACTCCTACTCAAAGGATAATAATGGCTTTCCTAATACCAGAAATATTTTTTCAAGCATCCAGTTTTAAAGAAACCTGCTTAGGGCATTAACTTCTCAATACTTATGGAGATACTGTAAGCTATTTGAAGGAGTTCAGCCCCAGACCTTCCACTGGTACGGTGTCAGTCTTTCTGTGTTGTAATGTCTCTAGTCCATTTGTCCAGCTAAAACAGCTTTGCTGAACTTAGACTGACATCACAGCCAACTTTCCAAAGGATGTAGACTGACTGACTCTGTCATGTTTTGTTCTTAAACTAACCAATGTTTACGACAATACCAATGAGCTTTCTTCTGTACAGAAATGTGCATTCCAAATACCACAAAGGCAGATTTTTGTATactgattattttaatttcatttctgTCGTATTCTCTTGATCATAGTGACTGTAAGATGTACATATTGGGGTCCT
Above is a genomic segment from Eleginops maclovinus isolate JMC-PN-2008 ecotype Puerto Natales chromosome 2, JC_Emac_rtc_rv5, whole genome shotgun sequence containing:
- the LOC134858561 gene encoding LOW QUALITY PROTEIN: zinc finger homeobox protein 3-like (The sequence of the model RefSeq protein was modified relative to this genomic sequence to represent the inferred CDS: inserted 1 base in 1 codon), whose protein sequence is MDSGEGGDGGGGEDRDADLSPQALSLPLLTKAVIPEQGSSSHTSAMAPAKEPLTLPQQEEEGAEGSQAREETQGGEQKXGGRLSQQNEACQKQGMEEDSGEGNLSGQRKEEGEVHVGVEEASVTGGLPAVLSSRVEEEEKEEEEAISNQSQTKSKCSLLPQQSQHSSSSSMAKASGTLDSKIAASPKPSPTPSTSPEPSPFLSISPKHFTSPSSSSALLSETEVKDIKGDQGWISGFPQSFKSQQSTLAFPLACTEPASTPAEDDGSAGVPHSSISNRDGAKAPEPNDSQLDTDVDEERDKEEEQKEAVLKNLNQDLSPNSLTSHMTIMHSRNSCKTLKCPKCNWHYKSQHTLQVHMKEKHPETGGQCVCAAAGGKCVCGGATRGVCGYCSSGKPHPRLARGETYACGYKPYRCEVCDYATSSKGNLSIHMQSDKHLNNVQNGGHSNGQMQPSHLLITNNNSSSPDSHAVDEQAYKPPLSIPTPTPQPTKLTPPAHTHSHGKRWRCDVCDYETSIARNLRIHTTSEKHTHNMLRLQRGYYLSHCRSLAPQLKHLQNPGAELSLNMRLTSQQVADQPVALGTTLTPSPSPSPSPPPASSMSPTEPLSQGVFQCLVCSCFSSDSLESVEQHLNAPRSLPQSEWCSLVAGGCHCRLCGYTTPLRANFSLHCQTDRHRTRYQLAAHLQEGGDRGQEGAALIAKGNPVQLRCNLCDYVTSSFDKLRGHSLNSHHEASVRVYRFLRQYDGEVDGGSWLFHCLLCNHSSSSKLQVMKHSQTPTHQQREGLLQLQPLGGEELAAIFTIRKRPDGVTGELSDDLDISSEITTGPLDTTKDTYTLEEKKISEETEETREEEREKRESLPSVKRPASACEEMENSTKRPRIHQQNPNQQTVQCPLCQVKIPNPHIRQHLSHVHSVAQDCVDKLISTVTMSTEQPQPQVQMEPEKDDSQKILNTKNNNANGSQTADSCDSVDFQKNKGISVENREGDVAAPKDVTALLTPPLEDNTTHPPNSTLASQSPTQTPPSSPPTSPPGDTPPLSDRHGYRFRCSRCSLAFPTQEKLQLHWQYHAMRAATECPLCSRQCRSQEALQRHMQNTHSQLESQGPNTLLPTHTAQYMEHNKSSVLQDLSLSPQVGEEAGEGEDEEIEEEALGMEGKEGQKEEVQFKEKDIIGEVDGDEDLTEPEKGPHEEIISEPTSSYLFKKSSNPTMDRYLDPTRPYKCTICSESFTQKTILLVHYNSVSHLHRARRALQDSGTGVAAPEAPRGPDPRPYRCRLCGVGYSQSSTLDIHLRSVLHQTRARAAQNSAPQTPASSAASSVSVSTTQAATTREEASKSFTKRPDIMSSSTSLLSGHGLAPDANQTLSKTPDSRQAKKRVAELIASRNQLMLIQQQQLAQAQAQAQVQLQQHTALLQSQLMQQLPLGTENLLKQHFSLAPDSLLSLQQQLLLPFYLSGDMHLNAELTAKSLELSNLVCANSTPKEQVNAEIKREFQPQIEEKPTQTQSSKSVYSQPMDHVQCEANLKAGFSGSANNQQSNSFFEGEKEERPRPTIKNESQNDETDSSSFNHHGLQCPPPRVPYAAVNGEPLRALLQSYGYELALQYIQSRHRHQPQISTHVIPEQDCFDINTMKACSEEGVKLGGLQNGKIESYNKSNKEAEGNEGTENLPQKKKQKYEESPNKEKECCGKGEKCGECGKFFSDALILKSHREYIHRMLFPTPALERFSREYRTQYDQMYPLTQLKSGENSTSLTVAPITSSVPEPASETVIPRAKSISPSPVPSFSDPVTKTYTQATDVTPNCPTPSSPLFPSQPQQFPKQDPSITSATATSQTTSTANSMPLTLPNIPMLPLSLPQLPMLSLPHIPFPMDLLPSVMMQSAGLQSQQWFDSSVKPEFAKLFQSQFNQAMLGQQQQLSPSLQGQFPQLNPALLGQPSQPSPLQTGQQPQVSPTTLEQQGKRTRTRISEDQLIVLRKHFDINSLPSDEEINKMAALSGLAHKVIKHWFRNTLFKERQRDKDSPYNFNNPPTTALEETREVAQDKAQSLSPCSLSPALPANTSPKPQTTDQQRVEFHRGRRSSRTRFTEQQLETLQGVFEATPYPREEEYDRLSTLLSLPNRIIVVWFQNARQRARKNQDKGTEDRLEGKNQLDNLHRQRNGCHKNDDDENSCWDEEQSESHNENSMDLTYEYYTNPDSPALDSSSHCTESDSLTAKGEPMPLTRKQEDTKISFQANKSPPLVQTQNGISDAEIQRKETVQMIKTGSFPQPDLKLQPETVSEGPKPRSSSSSQKTVSTITSASTARSSQIQAHCPSSDQAVEKPADTPPSLPAAPDSEASHIRLPVASSGPSTETQLKTQLQPQPQAQFQCSVCPVSLPSIQLWQEHQTRHLLAAQSQVQFLHSGFNERTMPYMMLHPNSTLMASQMLSGAMSQMHPNPTHPMISHLNSLQIQNTLSDHSSNPLTSLSQSSLSPMKQSSKLLSETSFEGQRSGREIEDEHRRDKRQRTTITPEQLEVLYQRYSMDSNPTRGVLEGIARDVGLARRVVQVWFQNTRARERKGQFRSMGPGSSFSLGLNHLRCPFCRALFKVKSALDAHMRSRHWAEAERAGYNLSMSNGSNGQTGMAMSSVMDRPGPSIRSNLIPNQGYGVMNKELSMKLPVCSLSSTTDLNNPEEDDDYEEDDDEYPCDEGSSTADQGSPSPEGSGGPSSDWGEMQSLQQHQHQQQRQRTQMSHFQVLQLRDFYRSHRTPNRHECERLGQELGLPHRVVQVWFQNARAKEKRARSLSSDSAEREQAELSAGAGERDRA